From Bradyrhizobium sp. 4:
ACGGGGCCAAAGTTCAATTTCTGATCTTTGATGTTTGCGTGAAACATGAGCTAATTGAAGGGCGTGTCCTCCCGCGTAATCCCGTCCACAGGAGCGAATGGATCGCCACCTGTGAATAGCGCCGCAAGGTTGACTGGCGTCGCTCTCAGAGCCGCCTGAGCCTCTACAGGCACATCCCTGTGCGGAGACGGCTGTACAGAATACTCGGTGTCGAGCTTCTGGCCCTTTTTGGTGATGGCGATGTCGTAGGCCTGCGGATTGCCCCAGTCGTCATTTGTAACAAGGTCTTCTATCGGGCCTTGGATTGAGGCCTGGGTGATCTCCAAGATTTGCACCTTGCTGTCGCGGTAGTTCCAGACGGCAAAGGCCCAGAAGTGCTTCACCTTGTCTGCCACTCCGTTCTGTACACGGATGTCCTCGGGGAGGGTCTCAGGGCGTGCCTTGAGGCGAGTAGGCTTGTTGTCGTTGGTCCAATAGAGAAATCCGATAACAGGACTTGAGAGGATGCGGAATTTGTTAGCGCCGTCCTCTAGCTTTGCGTAATTTCCTCCCGCTGTCTTTGGTGCTTCATATCCTTCTGGAAGCCAATTGTCGTTTTGCATATTGTTTAGTTTTTAGATTCGTAATTTTGTCCTATCTGCTCGCCTGCGTCGTAGCCGTTAATAAAGTCGCCTTGGCCTGTAGCGGCCTCGACCCGCCGCCATCCTCCGTCACCCTTTCGATGTGATCCATTGAGTTGTAGGAGGCGGCGCAAGACCTGTGTTGTTGTTTTGATGGCGAGCATATTACTTAAGGCGATCTTTTAGTTCGTCGAGCGTCAGGTTTTCGAGCCAAGCTTCGTATGCATCTGACATGTCGTCGTCAGTGCCGTGGTAGTTCTTGGCGTGTGCTTCTTTGAGCTGTTCTTCCTGAGTGACGGTGAGGTTTTCAAAGAGGGCGGACTTTTCCTGTTCGTCTGCCAGCGTCTTTTTGTAGAGCAGGATGTAAGCCTCTACACGGTCTGCCTCTTTGATGTTGTCTTCACTGCCGTAGGTCTTCGTGACTTGAACGCATTCCATCATGTCATTCATAATCTCTGCTGGGATTGAGTGAATGACGGTGCTGTATCCTTCGAAGTAGGCTGCCATATCATTTTTGTTGTTCTTGTAATTCCTCCGCCACCTCTACGATTGTTGCGGCGAGACTGGTATTGAGTTCGATCAGTTTGTTTTCAATTGCGTAGATGAGCATCTTGGCGCGAGCGTCGGCTTCGGTTTTCTCTTCGATTTTGTACGCCTCAGTGCTGTCTTGAAGTCTCATCAGGGTGGAATAGTAGCGATTACCCATGAGACCTTTCTGAGTAAGGACGTAATGGCCACCGAAGTTTCCTGGCATCATTTCGCCAAGCTCCGCGACGGTGAAGGCGGCCACACATATTGTACCCTCAATACCAAACCGCAATAATCGCCACTCTCCGTCTTCGTGCTCTATCCATGAAAATGCACTCTCCCACTTCACTCCCAATTCCTTGAGCTTCTTGGCGAGGTCGAGGCTGCAGACCTGTTGTTCGAGTTTCATACGAAGTGAGCTGTCGGAATTGCCACGCTAGTAAGCGCAGTCACGAGCAGAGCACTCCACGCGATAAGGTGACTACCGTTGAATGAAATGTTGAGCGCGCGATATTTGCGGCGCTTCCATTCCATGAGTGAGCGTTGGGAATCTTTTGCGTATTGGACGAGTTCGTTCTGACAGATGGTGTCCATATTCAAGAAGCGAGATACTTGAAGGCGCAGGCGATGATAAATACACAAGTGACCCACACTGAACCCTGAATAAATGAATTCATGATTATTTTGTTTATCCCTCAGCCCCCGCCGTCATCGAGTGAACGGACGGAGGAAGCTGAAGGCTCGATGATATTTGTAATGCGAGAGAAAAGCTGGGAGGGAGAGCTGAGTTATCGGTGTGCGTTGCACTCAGCAATGTCAGCGGCACACAAGCTGTCTCTCCCCCTCCAAACTTTCCTCCCGTCGTCACGAGCTGGGATGGGGCGACCGTCGAAAGAAAAAATGTTTATACATCGCCCCGTCCAAACTCGCGACGGGAATCCTAACTTCAGTTTTCAAAGATCAAACAGTGGAAGAGGCGACCGGCGTAGATGCATGCACTCCGTGTCGGGTGCCTAGGTCAGCCGCCTCTTTGATCCACCTGTTTCAATTTTACGCGTGGAATGCTTACCGTCAAGCTCGCGCGGGTGAATGTGGGGATAGCCGTTTCCAGCGTGCAGCGGCAGCGTCTTCGGCGATTCTTTTTCGGCGGCTTTTCGACAACTTCTTCGCGCGTGCAATGCCGCCAAGCTTTCCGAGCGCTGATGCGTGTTTGTTCATAGCGTCAAGTATAGCAATTACATTCCCCTTCGGGTCCACTTTTCCCCAGCACCGCTACTTCCCAGACGCTTTGGCATTTGGATAGATCCTCTTGAGCTCATCGGCCATGCGATTTGCTTCTTCCCTCGTCGCATTGTACTTATCAGAAGGTGCGAACCTGTCCGTAATGAGCACACGTAGCTTGGGCTCAAGGTCAAGAGCTGCCAAAATGGCAATCAGCTGTCCTTTTTCCGAGCCGCATCGGGGCTCCTCACTATTTTGCAACGGCGTCCTTTGGCGCGGGAAAGATTTTCTTGATTTCGTCCGCCATTCTGTTGGTCTCTTCACGTATCACATTGTACCTGGAGGCCGGAGCGTATTTGTCCGTGACCATCACGCGGAACTCGGGGTCAAGCTCAAGCGCGAGAAGCCACGAAATCAGAATCCCTTTTTCAACGCTTCGTTGGGCGATGACCGTTTCCCACATTAGTTGGCACACTTTTTTCTGCTTGGGATCTTCAAGAACCCCGCAGGCCACCATCCGATATCGCGCCGCCGCGTGCGAAGCGGCATCGTTGGCAGAGATCCACGCATTTATTTTATCGGAATATTCCTGATCCGCTTTCTTGTCAGCGTGCGCAGATGCAGTGAAACCAATAATGCTGACGCCAGCAATAACTGCAATCCAATGCATGGGAGCCACCTTTCGTGTTCTCCGCAAGGATAGGGAACATACACCGCATTTACTTTTTGAAGAAGCGTGGCGACTGGGTGAAGAAGAAAAGTCTAATTAACCGTTCCTTCGCCAATTCCCCCAGCCCAGACTAGTAGATTTCGAAAGCATCGCTTCCACAAGAGCCCGCGATCGACCAAAATTTGCAGCAGTATTCCTTACATTGCTCGGCAAGTGTCCCCGTTCCAACTCCGCCACCTCCGTCTGTGCAAGAGTTGCATCCGTCCTTCGCCCGTTTAGTGTCGAGACAAAGCGATACTCTCCTATCCCAAGGTTCATTAGAATACTGGGATGACAGTCCATTGCTGTACCCATAATCGGTGCGTCGTTGGGACCGACCCTAAACGATATGAGAGTGCCAGCATTTCCGAGCACCGCATCTCGCACCTCGTCACTTAATTGAGAAATGAACTGGTGAGCGATGGTGAGTGACAATCCCCACTTCCTGGCCTCAGAGAGAATGGTGGCAATTGTCGATGTGCCGAATGACTGAAATTCATCTATGAAAAGGTCGTAGTGCTTCGGTTCCCGCGCTGATTGCGCCGCTTGCTTGAATGAGTTGATCAGGAGCGCACCGATGAGCGCAGCGGGTTCATCACCCAGGCCAGAGAGATCGCAAATCAGCACCTCGCCGCGTTCCAGTATTTTGTCGATGTGCAGTGTGGTGGTTTGTCCGAGTATGTAGCGGAGCGGAAGCGGATCAGCGAAGGCAGCCACTTTGTTCTGGAGGCTTCCAATCTCCTCAGCTTGCTGTTTCGGCGTTTTTTGAGCAAACTCCGTCCATGTTTGACGAGTCTCTATATCAGTACACTTCTTTTCCAGGCGGGCTCTGTATGTGCTGTCAGAAAGAATACGCCGAATACCCAACAAGGTTGTGTTCGGGCTGTCGAGCAGAAGCCGCACAGAAGCTCGCAAGTAGTATAGAAGCCGAGGCGTCTCAGGTCCGAGCTTCCAGACGTCGGCGAAAATAGCGACGACATCTGCCGTCACCTTCCATCTGTCGTCGGGATGGACGTCTTGAAGGGGATTGAGACCGATGGGATGGGATAGATCGGCGGGCTTCCAGAAAACGCAAGGCCGACTATCTGCAATCTCTTTAGCCAGAGTCCCGTGCTTATCAATAAGACAGAATGCCATCTCGGGTATCAACTGTTTGAGCAATGTACTCTTGCCCGTACCGGTCGCCCCGATCAGATATTTGTGCGCCATGGACGAAAGCACTAAAGCTTCTCTCGTCCGTAACTCACATCAGTGTAGCTTCAGAATACCACGGTGAACTTGTGAATGATGGATGCGGCAAAGCCAATTCAAATCCAGTCTGCGCGAGTAATCTTGATGATGCGCGTCAATTTTCGTTTCAGTGCACCCATCAACCTCGCAGTGCTCTGGCCTAATGAGATGACCTTTTTTCAAATGGTATCTGACATTCGCCCGGGCATTATGCTTGTCACGGTTCCTTGCAATATATCCGTAGACTGACCGCCTGACCGCAGCCT
This genomic window contains:
- a CDS encoding type IV secretory system conjugative DNA transfer family protein; its protein translation is MAHKYLIGATGTGKSTLLKQLIPEMAFCLIDKHGTLAKEIADSRPCVFWKPADLSHPIGLNPLQDVHPDDRWKVTADVVAIFADVWKLGPETPRLLYYLRASVRLLLDSPNTTLLGIRRILSDSTYRARLEKKCTDIETRQTWTEFAQKTPKQQAEEIGSLQNKVAAFADPLPLRYILGQTTTLHIDKILERGEVLICDLSGLGDEPAALIGALLINSFKQAAQSAREPKHYDLFIDEFQSFGTSTIATILSEARKWGLSLTIAHQFISQLSDEVRDAVLGNAGTLISFRVGPNDAPIMGTAMDCHPSILMNLGIGEYRFVSTLNGRRTDATLAQTEVAELERGHLPSNVRNTAANFGRSRALVEAMLSKSTSLGWGNWRRNG